A DNA window from Piliocolobus tephrosceles isolate RC106 chromosome 9, ASM277652v3, whole genome shotgun sequence contains the following coding sequences:
- the FAM24A gene encoding protein FAM24A: MECVAKMFDLRTKIMIGIGSSLLVTAMVLLIVVLCLYVKVAKALKAAKDPDAVAVKHHNPDKVCWAKNSQAKATTMESCPSLQCCEGCRMYGSFDALPPCCCDINEGL; this comes from the exons GCGTGGCAAAGATGTTTGATCTCAGGACGAAGATCATGATCGGCATTGGAAGCAGCTTACTGGTTACCGCGATGGTGCTCCTAATTGTTGTGCTCTGTCTTTACGTCAAAGTAGCCAAGGCACTAAA AGCTGCAAAGGACCCTGATGCTGTGGCTGTAAAACATCACAACCCAGACAAGGTGTGTTGGGCCAAGAACAGCCAAGCCAAAGCCACCACCATGGAGTCATGTCCGTCTCTCCAGTGCTGTGAAGGATGTAGAATGTATGGCAGTTTTGATGCCCTGCCACCTTGCTGTTGTGACATAAATGAGGGCCTCTGA